The following proteins are encoded in a genomic region of Pyrus communis chromosome 11, drPyrComm1.1, whole genome shotgun sequence:
- the LOC137709081 gene encoding uncharacterized protein → MATENSSFVQPAIPRFDGHYDHWAMLMENFLRSKEYWGLIENGIPVAAEGVEPTEAQRKSNEDQKLKDLKVKNYLFQAIDKTIIETILNKETAKAIWDSMRLKYQGSTKVKRAQLQALRREFEILGMKEGEKVDEYFARTLTIANKMKAHGERMEQIVIIEKILRSMTLKFNYVVCSIEESNDLSTMTIDELQSSMLVHEQRM, encoded by the coding sequence ATGGCGACTGAGAACAGCAGCTTTGTTCAGCCAGCAATTCCACGGTTCGATGGTCATTATGACCATTGGGCCATGCTCATGGAGAACTTTCTCAGATCAAAGGAGTACTGGGGCTTGATAGAGAATGGGATTCCTGTAGCAGCAGAAGGGGTAGAGCCAACAGAGGCGCAACGAAAGAGTAACGAAGACCAGAAACTGAAAGATCTGAAGGTAAAGAACTATCTATTCCAAGCTATAGATAAGACTATTATTGAGACCATACTCAATAAGGAGACTGCAAAGGCTATTTGGGATTCAATGAGACTGAAGTATCAAGGCTCTACCAAGGTGAAACGTGCTCAGCTACAGGCCTTGAGGAGAGAGTTCGAGATTCTTGGCATGAAGGAGGGTGAGAAAGTCGATGAGTATTTTGCTAGGACATTGACCATCGCTAATAAGATGAAGGCGCATGGAGAAAGGATGGAGCAGATCGTAATCATTGAGAAGATTTTGAGGTCAATGACTCTCAAGTTCAATTATGTCGTTTGCTCGATAGAAGAATCCAATGACCTCTCCACCATGACCATAGATGAGCTCCAAAGTAGCATGTTAGTCCATGAACAGAGGATGTAA
- the LOC137708382 gene encoding probable xyloglucan glycosyltransferase 5: protein MENPNYSVLEMNGPDEVFRPVDKDRGKNAKQFSWVLLLKAHKAVGFVSWIGNIVWSLFVSIKKRLIFGTVETEKSGKGRILYRVIMVFLVMALAFLAFELMAHLKGWHLHIPQSLEIRGWLHSVYFSWLEFRAGYIAPAIQGLTNFCVALFLIQSADRMLLCLGCFWIKFKKIKPKLKEVPLKSDDLEGPGCNYPKVLVQIPMCNEREVYEQSISAVCQLDWPKERLLIQVLDDSDDESIQWLIKGEVANWNQRGVNIIYRHRLVRTGYKAGNLKSAMNCDYVKDYEFVAIFDADFQPNPDYLKLTVPHFKDNPELGLVQARWCFVNTDENLLTRLQNINLCFHFEVEQQVNGVFLNFFGFNGTAGVWRIEALEESGGWLERTTVEDMDIAVRAHLCGWKFIFLNDVKVLCELPESYEAYKKQQHRWHSGPMHLFRLCLPAIIRSKMKFWKKANLILLFFLLRKLILPFYSFTLFCIILPLTMFVPEAELSMWVICYVPVFMSFMNILPSLRSFPFIVPYLLFENTMSVTKFNAMVSGLFKLGSSYEWVVTKKAGRSSEPDLLELEERETKAMIHPQLYRGTSDSGLSELSKLKEQQEAAPKPPPVKKLNKIYKKELALAFLLLTAAVRSLLSAQGVHFYFLLFQGVSFLLVGLDLIGEQMS, encoded by the exons ATGGAGAACCCTAATTACTCAGTGCTGGAGATGAACGGTCCAGATGAAGTTTTCAGGCCGGTTGATAAGGACAGAGGCAAAAATGCTAAGCAATTTTCCTGGGTTTTGCTTCTCAAGGCCCATAAAGCAGTTGGCTTTGTTTCTTGGATTGGAAACATTGTTTGGTCATTGtttgtttcaataaaaaaaagattgatTTTTGGGACTGTGGAGACTGAGAAATCTGGGAAAGGGAGGATTTTGTATAGGGTTATTATGGTGTTCTTAGTGATGGCTTTAGCTTTTCTGGCTTTTGAATTGATGGCTCACTTGAAAGGATGGCATTTGCATATCCCACAAAGTTTGGAGATTAGAGGATGGCTTCATTCGGTTTACTTTTCGTGGTTGGAGTTCCGGGCCGGCTACATTGCTCCTGCAATTCAGGGTTTGACTAACTTCTGTGTTGCTCTCTTCTTAATCCAGTCCGCCGACCGGATGTTGCTGTGTTTAGGTTGCTTCTGGATCAAGTTTAAGAAGATTAAGCCAAAATTGAAAGAGGTTCCATTGAAGTCAGATGATTTGGAAGGTCCAGGATGCAATTATCCGAAAGTTCTTGTTCAAATTCCTATGTGCAATGAGAGAGAG GTTTATGAACAATCTATTTCAGCCGTCTGCCAACTTGATTGGCCGAAAGAACGGTTGCTGATTCAAGTTCTAGATGACTCTGATGATGAGAGCATACAGTGGTTGATTAAGGGGGAGGTTGCCAACTGGAACCAAAGGGGTGTCAATATTATCTACCGGCATCGTTTGGTTAGAACCGGTTACAAAGCTGGAAATCTCAAGTCTGCTATGAATTGTGATTATGTGAAGGACTATGAGTTTGTTGCAATCTTTGATGCCGATTTCCAGCCAAACCCCGACTACCTCAAGCTCACAGTTCCCCATTTTAAG GACAATCCTGAGCTCGGGTTGGTTCAGgctaggtggtgttttgttaaCACGGATGAGAACTTGTTGACACGCCTCCAGAACATCAATTTGTGCTTCCACTTTGAGGTTGAGCAGCAGGTTAATGGGGTTTTCCTCAATTTCTTTGGTTTCAATGGTACTGCTGGAGTTTGGAGAATCGAAGCACTTGAAGAATCTGGAGGCTGGCTGGAGCGTACAACAGTAGAAGACATGGATATAGCAGTTCGTGCCCATCTTTGTGGTTGGAAATTCATATTCCTCAATGACGTCAAG GTTCTTTGTGAGCTTCCGGAGTCTTATGAAGCTTACAAAAAGCAACAACATCGTTGGCATTCTGGTCCGATGCATCTTTTCCGTTTGTGCCTTCCAGCAATCATTCGTTCTAAG ATGAAGTTCTGGAAGAAAGCAAATTTGATACTACTATTCTTTCTTCTTAGGAAGTTAATTCTCCCATTTTATTCTTTCACATTGTTCTGCATAATTCTTCCCCTGACAATGTTTGTCCCGGAAGCTGAGCTTTCCATGTGGGTTATCTGCTATGTGCCCGTATTTATGTCATTCATGAACATTCTTCCTTCCCTTAGATCTTTCCCCTTCATTGTCCCTTACCTCCTGTTTGAAAACACCATGTCCGTGACCAAATTCAATGCTATGGTTTCCGGTTTGTTCAAGTTGGGGAGCTCCTACGAATGGGTTGTTACCAAAAAGGCAGGTCGGTCATCAGAGCCCGACCTGCTAGAACTAGAGGAGAGGGAAACAAAGGCCATGATTCACCCACAACTGTACCGAGGAACATCCGATAGCGGTCTCTCTGAGCTCAGCAAATTAAAAGAGCAACAAGAAGCTGCTCCCAAACCTCCTCCTGTGAAGAAATTgaacaagatatacaagaaagaGCTAGCACTGGCATTTTTACTGCTCACTGCTGCAGTCAGGAGCCTCCTATCAGCACAAGGAGTACACTTTTACTTCCTACTATTCCAAGGTGTGTCATTTTTACTGGTGGGTCTTGATCTAATTGGTGAGCAGATGAGCTAA